A single genomic interval of Candidatus Sulfotelmatobacter sp. harbors:
- a CDS encoding tetratricopeptide repeat protein yields the protein MTNRAVELVLVVLLTLLSAVVAFAQSPTPADAISLEQQGKFPEAAQAWKAVTERNPTDAAALASLGVVLSKEQKYSEAAAAYRKALALNPKLPGVQLNLGLAEFKQSRFQPAAAAFRRALAADSTNSQARTLLGLSNYGAQQFADAVKYLEPAAKADPGNTELHTVLAQSCLWAKNYPCALEEFRHLLQQNPNSPATHVLLGEALDGESQTADAIAEFEAAAKISPSEPNVHFGLGYLHWKSQQYDQARQEFQRELTLDPNHAQSLAYLGDIEWKANHPDEALSFLQRSLTIQKNLRIVYVDLGAIDLQQKKYKDAQSALLKAISLDPDLPDAHYQLGRLYQALGKTADAEKELHRVQELHKKAEDSLVGKINSSPPAYDPSEAK from the coding sequence ATGACAAACCGCGCGGTCGAACTCGTTCTCGTCGTTCTCCTCACTCTCCTCTCGGCAGTCGTAGCCTTCGCGCAATCGCCCACTCCCGCCGATGCCATCTCCCTCGAACAACAGGGAAAATTTCCCGAAGCCGCCCAAGCCTGGAAAGCCGTCACTGAGCGCAATCCCACCGACGCCGCTGCCTTGGCCAGCCTGGGCGTGGTTCTCTCCAAGGAACAGAAGTATTCTGAAGCTGCCGCCGCTTATCGTAAGGCGCTCGCGCTCAATCCCAAACTCCCCGGCGTGCAACTCAACCTTGGCCTCGCGGAGTTCAAGCAGTCCCGCTTCCAGCCCGCTGCTGCCGCCTTTCGCCGCGCCCTCGCCGCCGATTCGACAAATTCTCAGGCGCGCACGCTCTTAGGCCTCAGCAACTACGGCGCACAACAATTTGCCGACGCCGTAAAGTATCTCGAGCCCGCCGCTAAGGCCGATCCCGGCAATACGGAACTCCATACCGTGCTGGCGCAAAGCTGCCTGTGGGCGAAGAACTATCCCTGCGCCCTCGAAGAATTTCGCCATCTGCTCCAGCAAAATCCCAACTCCCCCGCCACCCACGTCCTTCTCGGCGAAGCCTTGGACGGCGAGAGCCAAACCGCCGACGCCATCGCCGAATTCGAGGCCGCCGCGAAAATCTCGCCAAGTGAGCCGAACGTTCACTTCGGTCTCGGGTACCTGCACTGGAAGTCGCAACAATACGATCAGGCCCGGCAAGAGTTTCAGCGCGAACTGACTCTCGACCCCAACCACGCGCAGTCCCTGGCCTATCTCGGCGATATCGAATGGAAGGCCAACCATCCCGACGAAGCTCTTTCCTTCCTTCAGCGCTCTTTAACCATCCAGAAAAATCTGCGCATCGTCTACGTCGACCTGGGAGCCATCGATCTCCAACAGAAAAAATATAAGGATGCGCAAAGCGCTTTGCTGAAAGCTATATCTCTAGATCCGGATCTGCCCGACGCGCACTACCAGTTGGGACGTCTGTATCAAGCTTTGGGCAAGACCGCCGACGCGGAGAAGGAACTCCACAGGGTTCAGGAATTACATAAGAAGGCTGAAGACAGCCTGGTCGGCAAGATCAATTCGTCTCCTCCTGCATACGACCCATCGGAGGCCAAATAA
- a CDS encoding M67 family metallopeptidase — translation MRPEQAIRIDNFMLKLSRKDYDALRKHGEETYPYECCGILLGHIDDEGTRVTTSIERAHNTRTDSPRNRYNIDPRDQIRIQREARQRGEDVIGYYHSHPDHPAHWSITDLAEAHWPGLSYVITSVEKGKAALTNSFELDSSDESRRFLDETIEIA, via the coding sequence TTGCGCCCCGAGCAGGCGATTCGGATCGACAATTTCATGCTGAAACTCTCCCGCAAAGACTATGACGCCCTTCGCAAGCACGGCGAAGAAACCTACCCGTACGAATGCTGCGGAATTCTCTTGGGACACATTGATGACGAAGGCACACGAGTGACCACGTCCATCGAAAGAGCCCATAACACCCGCACGGACTCTCCCCGTAATCGTTACAACATTGATCCGCGTGACCAGATTCGGATTCAACGAGAAGCCAGACAGCGCGGCGAGGATGTTATCGGCTACTACCACTCTCATCCTGACCATCCAGCACACTGGTCAATCACCGATCTCGCAGAGGCGCACTGGCCTGGACTCTCCTATGTCATTACGAGCGTGGAGAAAGGAAAGGCAGCTCTCACTAATTCGTTCGAACTTGATAGTTCTGACGAAAGCAGGCGGTTCCTTGACGAAACAATTGAGATCGCTTGA
- a CDS encoding cysteine synthase family protein, whose protein sequence is MYTPAQSNQTRGAASRLGETLGHTLLERIGNTPLLRLDALTADLPGVALLGKAEWYNPGGSVKDRAAANIVAEARARGQLRPGKTLLDATSGNTGIAYAMLGAAEGFPVTLCMPENVSRERKQILQGYGAKILYTDPADGSDGAIRRARELAALHPDQYFYADQYSNEANWQAHYHGTANEIWQQTQGRITHFVSMLGTSGTFVGATRRLKELNPAVQCISLQPDSSFHGIEGAKHMSTAIVPKIYDPTLADENLEISTEDAYAMARHLSRKAGLLVGISAAAAVVGCLKIAHVLPLKKDREAVIVTILCDSGDKYLSERFWTEG, encoded by the coding sequence ATGTACACTCCGGCACAATCTAACCAAACTCGCGGAGCCGCGTCCCGACTGGGAGAAACCCTCGGCCATACTCTCCTCGAGCGCATCGGCAACACCCCTCTGCTGCGTCTCGACGCGCTCACGGCCGACCTACCCGGCGTAGCACTTCTGGGTAAGGCCGAATGGTATAACCCCGGCGGTTCCGTCAAAGATCGCGCTGCCGCCAACATCGTCGCCGAAGCGCGCGCCCGCGGCCAGCTTCGTCCCGGAAAAACTCTTCTCGACGCCACCAGCGGCAATACCGGCATCGCTTATGCGATGCTCGGCGCCGCCGAAGGATTCCCCGTCACTCTCTGCATGCCCGAAAATGTTTCCCGCGAACGGAAGCAGATCCTGCAAGGCTATGGCGCCAAAATTCTTTATACCGATCCCGCCGACGGCTCCGACGGCGCCATCCGCAGAGCCCGCGAACTCGCCGCCCTGCACCCCGACCAATATTTCTACGCCGATCAATACTCGAACGAAGCCAACTGGCAGGCCCACTATCACGGCACCGCCAACGAAATCTGGCAGCAGACCCAGGGCCGCATCACTCACTTCGTCTCCATGCTCGGCACCAGCGGCACTTTCGTCGGCGCGACGCGCCGTCTCAAAGAACTGAACCCGGCCGTGCAGTGCATCTCGCTCCAGCCCGACTCGAGCTTTCACGGCATAGAAGGCGCTAAACACATGTCCACCGCCATCGTGCCCAAAATCTACGACCCAACGCTGGCCGATGAGAATCTTGAAATCTCCACCGAAGACGCCTACGCCATGGCCCGCCACCTTTCGCGCAAAGCCGGCCTGCTGGTAGGAATCTCCGCCGCCGCCGCCGTAGTCGGATGCCTCAAAATTGCCCACGTCCTCCCGCTAAAAAAAGATCGAGAGGCCGTGATCGTCACCATCCTCTGCGACTCCGGCGACAAATATCTCAGCGAGAGGTTCTGGACCGAAGGATAA
- a CDS encoding carboxypeptidase regulatory-like domain-containing protein: protein MKSLSSLFAGSFGRALRRSPFLLASVFMLFASQAFAQEATILGTVTDPSGATVANATISITNTETGVTRDLPTNSDGQYVAPDLHIGHYNVRATASGFKAAEQKNITLDVGDRSRIDFKLTVGSAQETVTVEANAVAVQTDSGEVSNVITGQQVTQLATNGRSLYELFALAPGASSLTNSREGFTPVSSDAAISINGERAGHNLQLIDGGENLDRGGSSGSVAPSLDSIAEFRNITSNYSAEYGLATSAQISTVIKSGTKQFHAQAWELFRNDALDARNYFNPAPQKVAELRYNIYGFNLGGKVPGADAHPTFFFYNQEWRKEIDGGLLNQLVPLASEYPTATGATLPTTFNGKPSIATDPALSVVPASIQYANCPGGLAPAGVVAGSPFPNNTIPACMIASNATALLTAGGKYGGIFPTPNPSSPNGAFFQGGNNSPTTLTEQIARVDHQFSSKFSIFGHWISEQISQTYGTTQWSGDNVPSVANVFGNPSYSAVIHATHVISPTLLNEIAFNYNGNRIHIIPNNLVSAPSSFMFGRLFQGPNQDNRIPSINLSGVTTSDYTANWTPWNNKADDYQFRDDLSWTKGAHQLKFGFSWALYKKVQDAFANTEGNFTFNGSYTGYDYADFLLGDAQAYSEDGVKISGHWNNISPAAYVQDNWRVNSRLTLNLGLRWDGIPHTYETNHLSSNFYPSMYNQADRATFDNSGHVCSAPDAANPGLTGCTAPSPGIVTSTNPILGGVQFYTNGIGVGGVNGIPKGLVNDSWNNWGPRLGFAYDLTGQGKTVVRGGFGISYERIQGNDMYNGAVNPPGDPNPTLNGVSLQNPGQSLAGGAPITAANLPILPLGVTGIAVHYPTPMSFQYSIGVQQAIGAHAVLNIAYVGDQGRRENYYQAINLPAEADLPALTLAGAPSPNVDPTLTYPGYGGIRLAYNGANSTYNSLQTTLTGKIHRDLQLQVSYTLAKAMDATTSSGSGGDLENATNPYQGWRADWGPSVYDRRNVFFANFVYELPIFRNSPSRLVKGALGGWELSGIITEETGAPVNLGVSGTQSVLIGGVPVNQSTAAAVLGNTGVRPNVTGSVSYPKTAAQWFSTSNFSFPTCSQGGSGADCYGNTPFDFIRGPGHNNFDLSLLKNFAFTERFRLEFRAEAFNAFNHTQFQGNSDTGGLGNNFNSGNFGQITQAYDGRQFQLGLKLIY, encoded by the coding sequence ACGTAGGCGACCGCAGCCGTATCGACTTCAAGCTCACCGTCGGCAGCGCCCAGGAGACCGTCACCGTCGAAGCCAACGCCGTCGCCGTGCAAACCGACTCCGGCGAAGTCAGCAACGTCATTACCGGACAGCAAGTCACCCAGCTGGCCACCAACGGTCGCAGTCTGTACGAGCTGTTCGCTCTGGCCCCCGGCGCATCCAGCCTCACCAACTCCCGCGAAGGCTTCACCCCTGTGAGCAGCGACGCCGCAATCAGCATCAACGGCGAACGCGCCGGCCACAACCTGCAACTCATCGACGGCGGCGAAAACCTCGACCGCGGCGGCAGCAGCGGCAGCGTAGCTCCCTCCCTCGACTCCATCGCCGAGTTCCGCAATATCACTTCGAATTACAGCGCTGAGTATGGCCTGGCTACATCAGCCCAGATCAGCACCGTAATCAAATCCGGAACCAAGCAGTTTCACGCTCAAGCCTGGGAGTTGTTCCGCAACGACGCCCTCGACGCCCGCAACTACTTCAATCCCGCCCCTCAGAAGGTCGCCGAACTCCGCTATAACATCTACGGCTTCAACTTGGGCGGGAAGGTTCCCGGAGCCGACGCTCACCCCACCTTCTTCTTTTACAATCAGGAATGGCGCAAGGAAATCGATGGCGGCCTGCTGAATCAGCTCGTGCCCCTGGCCAGCGAGTATCCCACTGCCACTGGCGCGACGCTCCCGACCACATTTAATGGTAAGCCAAGCATCGCCACCGATCCGGCCCTGTCGGTCGTTCCGGCTTCGATTCAGTACGCAAACTGTCCCGGCGGTCTGGCCCCAGCGGGAGTGGTAGCTGGCTCGCCGTTTCCCAACAACACCATCCCAGCTTGCATGATCGCCAGCAACGCGACAGCTTTGCTGACCGCCGGTGGCAAGTACGGCGGGATCTTCCCGACTCCGAACCCGAGTTCTCCCAACGGCGCGTTCTTCCAGGGCGGCAACAATTCGCCCACAACTCTGACGGAACAGATTGCACGCGTCGATCATCAGTTCAGCAGCAAGTTCTCCATCTTCGGGCACTGGATTTCCGAGCAGATTTCGCAAACCTACGGAACTACTCAGTGGAGCGGCGACAACGTTCCGAGTGTGGCGAACGTTTTCGGAAACCCATCCTACAGCGCCGTGATTCACGCTACCCACGTGATCAGCCCGACGCTGCTCAACGAGATCGCCTTCAATTACAACGGCAACCGCATTCACATTATTCCCAATAACCTTGTTTCGGCCCCGAGCAGCTTCATGTTTGGCCGCCTATTTCAAGGGCCTAACCAGGACAACCGCATCCCCTCGATCAATTTGAGCGGCGTTACCACCTCCGATTACACCGCCAATTGGACGCCATGGAATAACAAGGCCGACGATTACCAGTTTCGCGATGATCTCTCCTGGACCAAGGGAGCGCACCAGCTGAAGTTCGGTTTCAGCTGGGCGCTTTATAAGAAAGTGCAAGACGCCTTCGCCAATACTGAAGGCAACTTTACGTTCAACGGTTCCTACACGGGTTACGATTACGCCGACTTCCTCCTCGGCGATGCCCAGGCATATTCTGAAGACGGGGTGAAAATCAGCGGCCACTGGAACAACATCTCCCCCGCGGCCTATGTGCAGGACAACTGGCGCGTGAACAGCCGGTTGACCCTGAATCTCGGGTTGCGGTGGGATGGCATTCCTCATACTTACGAGACCAACCATCTCTCGTCAAATTTCTATCCCAGCATGTACAACCAGGCCGATCGCGCCACCTTTGACAACTCGGGACACGTCTGCAGTGCCCCCGATGCGGCCAATCCCGGGTTAACGGGATGCACAGCGCCGAGTCCCGGGATCGTTACCAGCACCAATCCGATCCTTGGGGGAGTTCAGTTCTACACCAACGGAATCGGCGTTGGCGGCGTGAATGGAATTCCCAAGGGTCTGGTCAACGACTCCTGGAACAATTGGGGTCCACGTCTCGGCTTTGCTTATGATCTGACTGGTCAAGGCAAGACTGTAGTTCGTGGTGGCTTCGGCATCTCTTACGAACGCATTCAGGGCAATGACATGTACAACGGTGCCGTTAACCCGCCGGGCGATCCGAATCCGACGCTTAACGGTGTTTCGTTGCAAAATCCCGGGCAGAGCCTCGCTGGCGGCGCGCCGATCACCGCTGCGAACTTGCCCATCCTTCCACTTGGGGTAACCGGCATCGCTGTGCATTACCCGACTCCCATGAGCTTCCAGTACAGCATTGGCGTCCAGCAGGCAATCGGTGCCCACGCAGTGCTAAACATCGCGTATGTCGGAGACCAGGGACGGCGTGAGAACTACTATCAGGCGATCAACCTTCCGGCGGAGGCCGATCTGCCGGCTCTTACTCTGGCAGGTGCACCGAGCCCTAACGTTGATCCTACGCTCACCTATCCTGGTTACGGCGGTATCCGACTGGCATACAACGGCGCCAACTCCACCTACAATTCCTTGCAGACTACGCTGACCGGAAAAATCCATCGCGACCTTCAGTTGCAGGTTTCCTACACTCTGGCGAAAGCGATGGATGCGACCACGTCTTCCGGCAGCGGCGGCGATCTCGAGAATGCCACCAATCCTTATCAAGGATGGCGGGCCGATTGGGGACCATCCGTGTACGATCGCAGAAATGTTTTCTTCGCTAACTTCGTATACGAACTGCCGATTTTCCGGAACAGCCCTAGCCGCTTGGTGAAGGGTGCCTTAGGCGGATGGGAACTGTCGGGAATCATCACTGAAGAAACCGGTGCCCCAGTCAACCTTGGGGTTAGTGGTACGCAGTCGGTGTTGATCGGGGGAGTGCCCGTTAACCAGAGTACCGCCGCTGCTGTCCTTGGCAATACAGGGGTGCGGCCCAACGTAACGGGCTCTGTCTCCTACCCCAAGACGGCCGCCCAGTGGTTCAGCACGTCGAACTTCAGCTTCCCAACCTGCTCGCAAGGCGGTTCGGGCGCGGATTGTTACGGCAATACGCCGTTTGATTTCATCCGCGGTCCCGGCCACAACAATTTCGACCTGTCGCTCCTGAAGAACTTTGCTTTCACGGAAAGGTTTCGCTTGGAGTTCCGGGCCGAAGCCTTCAACGCCTTCAACCACACTCAATTTCAAGGCAATTCCGACACCGGCGGCCTCGGCAACAACTTCAATTCCGGCAACTTCGGCCAGATTACCCAGGCCTATGACGGCCGGCAATTCCAACTCGGCTTGAAGCTGATCTACTAA